ACACACTTGCGGCTTTTGGTAATGCAGTCGTTTCGGTACAGTGACTTAATAAGGTAAATTCAGTATTTATTTGTTTAGCTTCTAAAGCACTGAACGATTGTGTTTCTAACCATTCATGCGCAAGTTGCACATTAAAATCGCCACGGTTATTTTCTAAAATTGTATTATATTCATCGCGATAACACATCACTAACGACGCATCTAAGCCAACTAGCGGAGCATTAATATCATTAAGCTGATTTAAAAACTCTGCAGTATTTTTTGCCGTTAGCTTAAATTCATGTAAAAAACCTTTCACGTGCTGAGGTTTGCCATTGGGTTTAAAGGGTAACAGCATTGGTTTTTTTCCAAGCTGAGTAATTAGCGTAATAAAACTCTCAACCAATTCTGCTTCATAAAAGCTGGTGAATGGGTCTTGAACAATGAGTACGTAATCACTTTGTTCATCGGTACTTAATTTTTTAAGAAATTCTAAATTAAATTTTTGCGCTTTGTTTACACGTTTGTTGAGTGCAGGAATACTTAGCTGAGGGGTATCAACATAGCCTACCGTTTTTTTAATGAGACTACTAACTAATGATGTTTTTACAATTGGATTAATAACCCTAGCAAATTTTGCCATTAACGGTGCACTGTTTTCTATATTACCCACTAAGTAATCTTTGAGTGGGCGGGCATAATAACTGTGATAATAATTTAAAAAACGGGCACGGAAAGTTGGCACATCTACTTTTATTGGGCAAGCCGTAGTACAGGCTTTACACGCTAAACATTCATCCATTGAGGCTTTTACTTCATGCGAAAAATCGTAAACGCCTTGTTTTTTCTCTCTGCTATGAACAAAACGCTCCCACCAAGTAATTACTTCACCCTTGTTAAGTTCTTTTTCTACCTCAAGTAAATTAACATCTTTTGACTCTTGAAGACGTAACCATTCACGCATTAGCCCTGCTCGACCTTTTGGCGAATTACGGCGATCGCCAGTTACTTTATACGACGGGCACATTGGCGAGTTTTCATCATAATTAAAACATAAGCCGTTACCATTACAGGTCATTGCATTGTTGAAACTGGTCTTAACATCAATAGATATTTGCTTGTCGAAGTAAGAACGCTTTTGCCCATCAACGCTAACTAGTGAGTCTTCACTTTCAAGCGGGGTACATATTTTTCCGGGGTTGATTTTATTATTTGGATCAAACGCCGATTTTATTTTTCGTAATTGCGTAAATAAATGCTCACCAAAAAATTCAGGACCGTATTCACTTCTATAGCCTTTACCGTGCTCGCCCCACATTAAACCACCGTATTTTGCGGTGAGTTTTACTACTTCATCTGAAATAGTGCGCAGTAATTTTTCTTGTTCAGGGTCGCACATATCCAGTGCTGGCCTAACATGTAAAACGCCAGCATCAACATGACCAAACATACCGTACTGTAAATTATAGCTATCAAGTAGCGCTCTAAATTCAACAATATAATCGGCTAAATTTTCTGGTGGAACGGCGGTGTCTTCTGCAAACGCGAGAGGTTTTTGGCTGCCTTTTACATTCCCGAGTAAACCCACTGATTTTTTACGCATTGCATAAATTTTCAGTATATCGCTTTTATCACTGGTTAACTGATAGCCAATAACGCCATTAGTTTGGTTAGCTACACACTCATCTAATAATTTACATAATGTGTCTACTTTGTCTTTTATGTCTTCTGGTGATACGGCATTAAACTCAACCATGTTGAGTCCTTGCATATCTTTATTAGCAACGTCGGTTATTAAGTCCGATACTGAATGCCAAATAATATCTTCGCGGGCAAGATTTAATACTTTGCTGTCAACAGTTTCAACTGAAGTTGCGCGGGCATCAACTAAAAATGGTGAATGGCGAAGCGCAGAATCAAAACTGTCATATTTTATATTTATGAGGGTTTTAAATTCTGCGATAGGTGTTAGGTTTAATTTTGCTTCAGTAACTATGCCTAAAGAGCCTTCTGATCCGGTTATTAAGCGGCTCATATCAAAAGTTTGTAAGTCTTCACTTAGCACATGCTCTAGGTCATAACCGGTTAAAAATCTATTTAACCGTGGAAATTTGGCTAATATAGCGTCGCGTTCATTAAGTGATATGTCTAATACTGTTTTGTAGAGTTTGCCAATTAAGGATTCCTGATCGGCAATTATTTTTGCTTTTTCAATGTCTATTGGACTGGTAGACATTGCAGTGCCATCAACTAAATAGGTGGTTAGCCCTAAAACATGGTCGCTGGTTTTGCCATAAACTAAGGAGCCTTGCCCCGATGCATCAGTACTGATCATGCCGCCAATAGTGGCGCGGTTACTAGTAGATAAATCGGGTGAAAAGAAAAATCCATACGGTTTTAAAAAGTCGTTAAGTTGATCTTTTATCACACCGGTTTGAACTCGTACCCAACCTTCTTCAACATTTATCTCGAGGATTTCACGCATATAACGTGATAAATCAACCACAATACCAGGCGTTAAAGATTGACCATTTGTTCCTGTGCCGCCACCGCGAGGACCAAAAGTTAACGATAAAAAAGGGTCTTGCGATGCTATTTGCAGAGCAACTTGAATGTCTTTTTCGCTTTTAGGAAAAATAACACCTTGCGGAAGCTGCTGGTAAATACTGTTATCAGTTGATGCTGTGAGTCTGGTTGCATAACTTGCGTCTGTATCTCCAGTAAACCCTTGATTTTTTATAGTATTTAAATAATTTGCGACAAGCTCGGTCGCGGCATCTTGTTGTGTAATAGTTGCTATCATGGCGGCGCTTATTAATGCATTTGTGTAATTATATCATGGCGATGGCTAATAGAAATTGAAGATTTTACAGTTTGTAACACTCTTTTTATCGATATATGAGCAGCTGCAATTATAATCAAGTTAAACGCCTACTATGAGGTTTATATGAAAAAACTACTAATGCAGATCAGCGGAACACTGTTTATTTTACTCGGATTATTGTTTGCTGTGGTGCCAGGGCCATCGTTAATATTTTTTATTGCAGGCTTATTCTGCTTTTCTATGTATTACCCTAAAGCAAGAGGGTATTTAACTTGGTGTCAAAAAGCACTGACTCGTTCATGTGCCTATTTAAATAAAAAATTAGCAAAAAATTAATTTTTAGTCATAAAAAATGCCAGCAGTTGCTGGCATTTTTTAACGAGGTAACTTACTTAGCAAGTTTGTCTGCTAAGTATAACCATGTTTCTAGTACTGTATCTGGGTTTAGCGAAACAGAGTCAATGCCCTGCTCTACTAACCATGCTGCAAAGTCTTCATGATCTGAAGGACCTTGACCACAAATACCTACATATTTACCTTTTTCTTTGGCTGTTTTAATAGCCATAGAAAGTAGCTTTTTGATTGCAGGGTCGCGCTCATCAAATAGGTGAGCTATTAAACCTGAGTCGCGATCAAGACCAAGCGTTAACTGAGTTAAATCGTTAGAACCGATAGAGAAACCATCGAAGTATTCTAAGAATTCTTCAGCCATTAATGCATTTGACGGAAGCTCACACATCATGATTACTTTAAGACCATTTTCGCCACGTTTAAGGCCATGTTCTTCAAGTAATTCAATAACGCGTTTACCTTCTTCAAGGGTACGTACGAATGGGATCATGATTTCGATGTTGGTCATATCCATGCTATTTCTTACGCGTTTTATAGCTTCACACTCAAGTGCAAAACAATCACGGAAGTCTTCAGAGATATAACGTGCAGCGCCACGGAAACCAATCATTGGGTTTTCTTCTTCTGGCTCGTATTGCTGGCCGCCCACTAAGTTAGCATATTCGTTTGATTTAAAATCAGACATACGAACAATTACACGCTCTGGTGCAAACGCACAACCTAAGGTAGAAATACCTTCAACTAGTTTACCAATATAGAATTCAACAGGTGATTCGTAACCGGCAATCATGTCAGTAATTTCTGCTTTTAATGCATCAGTTTGTGCATCAAAATTTAATAACGCTTTAGGGTGAACACCAATCATACGGTTGATGATAAACTCAACGCGCGCAAGGCCAACACCTGAATGTGGTAAACGAGCAAAATCGAATGCGCGATCTGGGTTACCTACGTTCATCATTATTTTCATTGGTAATTCAGGCATTTCGTCTACGCGTGAAGTTAACACTTCAAAGTCTAAAATACCTTCGTAGATGAAACCTGTATCGCCTTCGGCACATGATACGGTAACTTCTTGACCAGCTTTAATTAAATCAGTGGCATTACCACAACCAACAACGGCTGGAATACCTAACTCACGTGCAATAATTGCAGCATGACATGTACGACCACCACGATTTGTAACAATCGCAGCCGCACGTTTCATGATAGGTTCCCAATCAGGGTCGGTCATGTCGGTAACTAAAATGTCACCTACTTGTACTTGGTCCATCTCTTTGATTGAATCAAGTACGCGCACAACACCACTACCAATTTTATGACCAATTGCACGGCCTTCAACAACAACATTGCTGCTGCCATTTAGTTGGAAGCGTTCCATTACGTTTGTGTCTTCGTTTGAGCGAACAGTTTCTGGACGCGCTTGAACTATATATAGTTTGCCATCGTTACCATCTTTTGCCCATTCGATGTCCATTGGACGACCGTAATGTTTTTCAATGATTACAGCTTGTTTGGCAAGATCTTGCACTTCTTCATCTGTAATCGAAAATTTGTTTGAAAGTGCTGAGTCTACGTCAACAATTTCTACTTGTTTGCCATGAGCTTTGTCTTGAGAGTAAATCATTTGAATGGCTTTAGAGCCAATGTTACGACGTACTACAGCTGGCTTGTTTTTAAGTAGCGTTGGTTTATGAACATAAAATTCATCTGGGTTAACCGCACCCTGTACAACCATTTCACCCAAACCATAGCTTGATGTGATAAACACTACATCTTCAAAGCCCGATTCAGTATCAATACTGAACATAACACCTGATGCTGATTTATCAGAGCGTACCATGCGTTGAATACCCGCTGATAACGCTACACCACGGTGATCGTAGCCTTGGTGAACACGATAAGAAATAGCGCGGTCGTTAAATAACGAAGCGAATACATGTTTAATAGCAGTCATTACAGAATCAATACCAACAACGTTTAAGAACGTTTCTTGTTGGCCTGCAAACGAGGCGTCTGGCATATCTTCAGCAGTAGCTGATGAACGAACAGCGAATGAAACATCTGCAGAAGCGTCACCATGAAGTTGGCTGTATGCATCGCGGATTGCTTTATCTAGACTAGGTTGGAATGGGGTATCGATAATCCACTGACGGATATCGGCGCCGACTTTGGCGAGTGTGTTTACATCATCAACATCAAGAGTATCTAAAATGTCGTGAATTTTTGCGTTGAGTCCTGATTGTTCTAAAAACTCGTTAAAAGCGTCTGAGGTAGTAGCAAAACCACCTGGGACTTGCACACCTGCGTTAGCTAAGTTTGAAATCATTTCACCAAGTGAGGCATTTTTACCACCAACTCGAGGAACATCTTGCATACCAAGCTCTTGATACCAGAGAACGTATTCTTGCACGGATCTTTCTCCAAAAAACAAATTGTAGTACTAACTGTGAGAGTTAAGAAAGAAAACCTTTTATAAAGGTCGCCCCCATTCTACACTGGCAAACGTCCTCACGTAAACCGTGATACACTTATTTTAAAATTAAATGTAATAAAAAAGAGGCTTTATGAGAACTGCGTTTTATATTTCAGATGGCACAGCAATCACATCTGAAGTGTTTGGTCATGCGACCTTGTCTTTATTTCCTGTCGAATTTAATCATAAAACAATTCCTTTTGTAGAAACCGAAGAAAAAGCGCATGAAATCAAAGCGCTTATTAACGCCACATCGTCTAAGCAAGGTGAGAAGCCTCTAGTGTTTTTTACTTTTGTGAATCATAAATTATCGGAAATTATTCGCTCTGCAGATGCTGTCTCGTATGACTTTTTAACAACCTATAGCGAAAAAATTGAAAGCGAATTAAACGTTGCCCCAGTACCTAAAGTACATAGAACCCATTCAATACACGAAAAAAGTTATGACTTTAGAATTGATGCAGTTAACTATGCTTTAATGAATGACGACGGCGGTAATATTAAAAACTTTGCTGAGGCTGATATTATTTTAGTTGGCGTTAGTCGAAGCGGTAAAACGCCAACAAGCCTGTATTTAGCCCTGCAATACGGTATTAAAGCGGCCAACTATCCGATCACAGAAGATGATTTAGAAAGCGAAGGGTTACCCAAGTGCTTAGTGCCTTATAAGCATAAACTGTTTGGTTTAACTATAGACCCTGAGAGACTGGCTGCGATCAGAGATAGACGAATGGCAAATTCAAAATATGCATCAATTAGACAGTGTCGTATTGAAGTGCGCGAAGTAGAAATGCTCTATAAAAAGCATAAAATTGCTCATTTAAATTCTACCCACCATTCGGTTGAAGAGATTTCAGCAAAAATCATTTCTGATACAGGTCTTGAGCGTCGTAAGTACTAACAAACTAACATGTGATTTAAGCATGTAATTACAACCAGCACATAAAAAAGCCGCTAATTAATAGCGGCTTTTAACATATTAAGAAGGCGTATTACTTGCGAGCATCTTTTAAAAGGTCTGCAACTAAAAAGCCAAGCTCTAATACTTGATCGGCATTTAAGCGAGGGTCACATTGAGTTTTGTAACGCTGCGCTAAGTCATCATCTGATAAACCGTATGCACCACCGGTACATTCAGTAACATGTTGTCCGGTCATTTCTAAATGAACACCACCTGCGTATGAGCCTTCAGCTTTGTGAACAGCGAAGAACTGACTAATTTCGCGCATAATGTTATCAAAGCTGCGAGTTTTATAACCTGAGCTGGCTTTTTCTGTATTGCCATGCATTGGATCTGAGCTCCAAATTACCTTACGCCCTTCTTGCTGTACTTTGCGAACAAGCGCCGGTAGCTTCTCTGGTAATACATCTGCACCCATTCGTGTAATGAGCGTTAACCTGCCAGGAATGTTATCTGGGTTTAGTGCATCAATTAAACGGATAAGCTCATCTGGCTCCATACCTGGGCCAACTTTAACGCCTATTGGATTTTTAATGCCCTTAAAGAATTCAATATGAGCATGATCTAACTGACGTGTGCGCTCACCAATCCAAACAAAGTGCGCAGAACAATCGTACCAATCACCTGATAAATGGTCTCTACGGGTTAATGCTTCTTCGTAGCCTAGCAATAACGCTTCGTGTGATGTGTATAAATCTGTTTCTTTTAAGCTTGGCGCTATAGTTGAATTAATACCACATACTTCCATGAATTCTAAAGCGTCTTGAATTTTATCTGCCAGCTGTTGGTATTTTGCTTTTTGTGGATTAGCAGCAACAAAGCCCATGTTCCAACGGTTAACCTGATGTAAGTCAGCAAGCCCACCTTGTGCAAAAGCACGTAATAGGTTGAGTGTTGCTGCACTGTGATGATACGCGGTCATTAAACGCTGAGGGTCTGGAATACGCGCTTCTTCAGTAAACTCAAAGTTATTTACTATATCACCACGGTAAGATGGTAACGAAACACCTTCTATTGTTTCTAAGTCGGCTGAGCGTGGCTTAGCGTATTGACCTGCCATACGTGCAATTTTTACAACAGGGCATTTACCGCCATAGGTTAGTACTACAGCCATTTGTAAAATGGTCTTAAATGTATCGCGAATATTTGCAGCGTTAAAGTCACTAAATGATTCTGCGCAGTCACCACCTTGAAGTAAAAATGCGCGGCCTTCACACACATCTTCAAGTTGTTTAAACAAACTTCTAGTCTCTTCTGCAAACACTAAAGGCGGTGCGCTTTTAAGCTGGCCTTCAACAGATTTTAATATGTCTTGATCTGGGTACTGTGGCTGCTGCAGTATTGGCAGTTCTCTCCAACTATTTGGGTTCCACGATTGCATGTTCATTCCTCATTCCTATTACCTGATGTATTGAAATTAACGTATGCAGAGGGCTTTGTTCAAGGACTAAATTTACTATTTACCAATTATTTAGTTATTAGGTAAATTTAAATAGGATTATTATCTATGATTTAACTTTTTTATTGATAATAAATATATAAATAAAGAACACTAATGCATTAAAAAACAATAGGATAAATAGTAAGAGTGGTATTTATTAAGCTTTGATTGCAGCCACTTAGCTAAGCTGTATAAGATAATGTTAACACAAGGAACACATCATACTTAAATTAACTATATGTATTCTTAACTTTACAGTTAAATTTAAATATATCAGCCATCAGTTATGTAGTTTTAAATATATATGCTAGCTAAGTAGTTCTGCTGGTTTATACCCACTCCTTCATTCTGCGTTTATATATAATTATTAGTAAGTTAGAAAATATTATTATTAAGATGATCATACCAACAATAAAGAACACATCATACTTTATCTAATTTAAAGTTAATCTTAGCGATAGAGTAATACTTAAGAAATAACTACCAAAAGAAAAGGTTATTTGCGAAAATAACTAAATCGGAAGATGTGTTCTTGGTGGTGTTATGGTTACAAAGGTACAAATTAGAAGTCAGTTTGATTTACTCAATGAGTTAACGCTTAGGCTAATTGAGGAACTTAAAGAATATGGGTTCGCTAAAGCTGAATACTATCAACTGCCAGAAATAAGCAGTGTGGATGAAAATATAATTCCCGAGTCGATTACAGTATCTAAAATTACAGGGGAACTGGCACATAAGGCTATTTTAAATTCTTTTTCTGATATGTATAAAAAGCCTGGTCTGAGTAGTCGCGTATTAAAGCGCCACCCTGGTTTATTAATTATACAAGACGCTAATAAACAAGCTATTATTGATCGGATTGCTCAAGTTAATAATGCAAAAGCGGCATTTAAAAATTGTATTTTGGCGATAGACAATAACGATGCTCGATTTGAAGCCGTACATAATGCTATGCCAAATTTAATTACGCTTGCCGCTTATCGTAAAATTCATAGCGAAAGCGAATCCCCTTTTTCAGTTCGTTTTACTTGGATGCATAAACACGCCACTAAAACACTCACAAAAAAGATGGCTCTTGAAATGCTCGAAAAGTCCGCTGGGTATAAAAACCCAAGAATGATTGATCAGCAAAAATGGCAATCATTGGTTGCTCAAGAACAAGTTCGTGTTGCCAGTCTAGGTGAAAAAGAAAAATTACGAATTAGGCGCCCTACCCGAGTTAGCCCACAAGTTAATGTAAGATACACGGCTCAAAATCGTTATCATGTTAGTGCGGCCTTACCTTTTATTCTTATAAACCCACAACCCGATGTTAAGTATGGCCAACTGCCGAGTTACGAAAAACCGTTATCACATCCACGAAAACGCGAGTATGACTTTCTGGTAGACCGATTATATTTAGAACAAGTAACAAAGTAATTATGTTAAAAAGGCCACTTAATCTGGCCTTTAATATAAATACTGGTAAAAATTAATATAATTATTTTTCTACAATTTCTTCCAGCTTATCTTCATCAATTAATACTGCATTTTCAACAATGCGTTTACCACCTTGTATCTCTATACGCTTGTTATGTTTATTTAATGCCAGTATTTCATCACAAAACTGATCAGATGGGTGCATTTCATAAGTGTAATCTACAATATTACCTGTTTTATCATCTTTTACATTAGTAATGCTGTACTCAGATATTGCTCCTTTTTCTATTAAATCTTTCATCGTGGTAGTCATATCACGGCGCAGTGCTTTTAATTTATTTTCGGTAATATCATCAGTTGAATAGATAGAGCCATATTTTTCCATAATAGACAGCAGTCTAAAATGGTATGTTTTTCCTGGGGCAGCATAGCGCCATAAATGATATAAACGTAGCATCATCCAACGCGATAATCCGCGCTTTAACTCTTGAGCACTATTAAAATAATAACCTTTATATTCAAGGTTATCGATCATGTTATGAACAAACGCATTTAAACACGCTACACATTTAACATTTCCGCCTTGGCCTTTTTTACCACTAAAGTGTAAAGACGATAAAAAGTTCATGTTCGACTCGTAGAACGAATCATCAATATCAGAGTTTTTAGTGTCAGTAGCAGAATATTTAAAAGAAAGTTTTGAACCTTGTAATGCTTCGAGCGATTCTTTAATTTGTGGGTAAGGCATAGATTGACCTACCGCTTTAAGTTCTTGTGCTAATTCGTTCATAGAAAACACAACGGCATATTGAATACCGGACTTAAAATTAATTTTTACTATTTTACCTTTTGAAGCAAGGCGAATAAGTGCACGCTCAACTTTTTCTTCTCTATCTGATGGCCAAACTAAGTATTCTACGTCTTCACCATCTTTACGAGTACTTACCACAGCCGGTGTTATTTTAATTTCACCATCGTATAAAATACCGTCTACTTTTTCAGATATCTTACGTGTAATTATGGTTTTTTTAGGGGCTTCTTCAAGTGGCAGCTTTTTATGTCCTGAGCGAACAAAGCGTCCCCACAGATCATAATGGTTAAATGTGTTAGAGTAAGCGCGTAACCCATGGGCTGCATTTTCTATCGAAATTCGCACATCTTTATTATCTGTAAATAGTGCTAAGCTTTCGTTATCAATTGCACTTTCCACCCCGTGAATTTGGCCCCTAAGTGTATCGGGCAAGTTATCTACCGAGATGTTGACCTTTCGGCTCATGGTTTTTATTTCCGTTTTTATTGTGACAGCTAATAACAACACATAAAGCCACAAAAGTTAAATGTTTAAGTTAGTATAAAAGTGATCTGACTTCAAATAAAATGCACAGATCAATATTTTACT
The genomic region above belongs to Pseudoalteromonas undina and contains:
- a CDS encoding D-2-hydroxyglutarate dehydrogenase YdiJ — protein: MIATITQQDAATELVANYLNTIKNQGFTGDTDASYATRLTASTDNSIYQQLPQGVIFPKSEKDIQVALQIASQDPFLSLTFGPRGGGTGTNGQSLTPGIVVDLSRYMREILEINVEEGWVRVQTGVIKDQLNDFLKPYGFFFSPDLSTSNRATIGGMISTDASGQGSLVYGKTSDHVLGLTTYLVDGTAMSTSPIDIEKAKIIADQESLIGKLYKTVLDISLNERDAILAKFPRLNRFLTGYDLEHVLSEDLQTFDMSRLITGSEGSLGIVTEAKLNLTPIAEFKTLINIKYDSFDSALRHSPFLVDARATSVETVDSKVLNLAREDIIWHSVSDLITDVANKDMQGLNMVEFNAVSPEDIKDKVDTLCKLLDECVANQTNGVIGYQLTSDKSDILKIYAMRKKSVGLLGNVKGSQKPLAFAEDTAVPPENLADYIVEFRALLDSYNLQYGMFGHVDAGVLHVRPALDMCDPEQEKLLRTISDEVVKLTAKYGGLMWGEHGKGYRSEYGPEFFGEHLFTQLRKIKSAFDPNNKINPGKICTPLESEDSLVSVDGQKRSYFDKQISIDVKTSFNNAMTCNGNGLCFNYDENSPMCPSYKVTGDRRNSPKGRAGLMREWLRLQESKDVNLLEVEKELNKGEVITWWERFVHSREKKQGVYDFSHEVKASMDECLACKACTTACPIKVDVPTFRARFLNYYHSYYARPLKDYLVGNIENSAPLMAKFARVINPIVKTSLVSSLIKKTVGYVDTPQLSIPALNKRVNKAQKFNLEFLKKLSTDEQSDYVLIVQDPFTSFYEAELVESFITLITQLGKKPMLLPFKPNGKPQHVKGFLHEFKLTAKNTAEFLNQLNDINAPLVGLDASLVMCYRDEYNTILENNRGDFNVQLAHEWLETQSFSALEAKQINTEFTLLSHCTETTALPKAASVWKNIFDELGLTLNTTSTGCCGMAGTYGHEAQNQANSKALYEMSWKPIVDKNKPEQLLSTGFSCRSQVKRYEKFKPKHPIELLAKVLS
- a CDS encoding PGPGW domain-containing protein codes for the protein MKKLLMQISGTLFILLGLLFAVVPGPSLIFFIAGLFCFSMYYPKARGYLTWCQKALTRSCAYLNKKLAKN
- the ppsA gene encoding phosphoenolpyruvate synthase, with product MQEYVLWYQELGMQDVPRVGGKNASLGEMISNLANAGVQVPGGFATTSDAFNEFLEQSGLNAKIHDILDTLDVDDVNTLAKVGADIRQWIIDTPFQPSLDKAIRDAYSQLHGDASADVSFAVRSSATAEDMPDASFAGQQETFLNVVGIDSVMTAIKHVFASLFNDRAISYRVHQGYDHRGVALSAGIQRMVRSDKSASGVMFSIDTESGFEDVVFITSSYGLGEMVVQGAVNPDEFYVHKPTLLKNKPAVVRRNIGSKAIQMIYSQDKAHGKQVEIVDVDSALSNKFSITDEEVQDLAKQAVIIEKHYGRPMDIEWAKDGNDGKLYIVQARPETVRSNEDTNVMERFQLNGSSNVVVEGRAIGHKIGSGVVRVLDSIKEMDQVQVGDILVTDMTDPDWEPIMKRAAAIVTNRGGRTCHAAIIARELGIPAVVGCGNATDLIKAGQEVTVSCAEGDTGFIYEGILDFEVLTSRVDEMPELPMKIMMNVGNPDRAFDFARLPHSGVGLARVEFIINRMIGVHPKALLNFDAQTDALKAEITDMIAGYESPVEFYIGKLVEGISTLGCAFAPERVIVRMSDFKSNEYANLVGGQQYEPEEENPMIGFRGAARYISEDFRDCFALECEAIKRVRNSMDMTNIEIMIPFVRTLEEGKRVIELLEEHGLKRGENGLKVIMMCELPSNALMAEEFLEYFDGFSIGSNDLTQLTLGLDRDSGLIAHLFDERDPAIKKLLSMAIKTAKEKGKYVGICGQGPSDHEDFAAWLVEQGIDSVSLNPDTVLETWLYLADKLAK
- the ppsR gene encoding posphoenolpyruvate synthetase regulatory kinase/phosphorylase PpsR: MRTAFYISDGTAITSEVFGHATLSLFPVEFNHKTIPFVETEEKAHEIKALINATSSKQGEKPLVFFTFVNHKLSEIIRSADAVSYDFLTTYSEKIESELNVAPVPKVHRTHSIHEKSYDFRIDAVNYALMNDDGGNIKNFAEADIILVGVSRSGKTPTSLYLALQYGIKAANYPITEDDLESEGLPKCLVPYKHKLFGLTIDPERLAAIRDRRMANSKYASIRQCRIEVREVEMLYKKHKIAHLNSTHHSVEEISAKIISDTGLERRKY
- a CDS encoding class II 3-deoxy-7-phosphoheptulonate synthase, whose product is MQSWNPNSWRELPILQQPQYPDQDILKSVEGQLKSAPPLVFAEETRSLFKQLEDVCEGRAFLLQGGDCAESFSDFNAANIRDTFKTILQMAVVLTYGGKCPVVKIARMAGQYAKPRSADLETIEGVSLPSYRGDIVNNFEFTEEARIPDPQRLMTAYHHSAATLNLLRAFAQGGLADLHQVNRWNMGFVAANPQKAKYQQLADKIQDALEFMEVCGINSTIAPSLKETDLYTSHEALLLGYEEALTRRDHLSGDWYDCSAHFVWIGERTRQLDHAHIEFFKGIKNPIGVKVGPGMEPDELIRLIDALNPDNIPGRLTLITRMGADVLPEKLPALVRKVQQEGRKVIWSSDPMHGNTEKASSGYKTRSFDNIMREISQFFAVHKAEGSYAGGVHLEMTGQHVTECTGGAYGLSDDDLAQRYKTQCDPRLNADQVLELGFLVADLLKDARK
- a CDS encoding DNA replication terminus site-binding protein; translation: MVTKVQIRSQFDLLNELTLRLIEELKEYGFAKAEYYQLPEISSVDENIIPESITVSKITGELAHKAILNSFSDMYKKPGLSSRVLKRHPGLLIIQDANKQAIIDRIAQVNNAKAAFKNCILAIDNNDARFEAVHNAMPNLITLAAYRKIHSESESPFSVRFTWMHKHATKTLTKKMALEMLEKSAGYKNPRMIDQQKWQSLVAQEQVRVASLGEKEKLRIRRPTRVSPQVNVRYTAQNRYHVSAALPFILINPQPDVKYGQLPSYEKPLSHPRKREYDFLVDRLYLEQVTK